DNA sequence from the Nicotiana tomentosiformis chromosome 3, ASM39032v3, whole genome shotgun sequence genome:
TGATGTGGTACAGTTCAGACAAGGATCCCATGTGTGGAGGAAAATGTTAGAAGCAAGAGAAGAGGTTGAACATGAAATTCTTTGGGAAATAAATAGTGGTAACACAAGTATTTGGCATGAGAACTGGACAGGCATTGGACCTTTATATCATGTATTTCCTCAAGATTTCAAgataaatgaagaaatacaagaagtgGCAGAATTGAGGAATGGTAATACCTGGGATGATCTAACACTTGATCAAAATTTTCTAGAATACATCTCAAACCACATCAGGCATAATGTGCCATTTGATCAGACTAC
Encoded proteins:
- the LOC138907511 gene encoding uncharacterized protein; the protein is MPDVVQFRQGSHVWRKMLEAREEVEHEILWEINSGNTSIWHENWTGIGPLYHVFPQDFKINEEIQEVAELRNGNTWDDLTLDQNFLEYISNHIRHNVPFDQTTEKWDTPQWMPTTSDKFSVNSTWRIMRHRAATNSELCNL